In the Dioscorea cayenensis subsp. rotundata cultivar TDr96_F1 chromosome 12, TDr96_F1_v2_PseudoChromosome.rev07_lg8_w22 25.fasta, whole genome shotgun sequence genome, one interval contains:
- the LOC120273691 gene encoding transcription factor ILR3-like isoform X2, which produces MMVYAMDLECSFSMTRVESCCAAPATKACREKMRRIRLNDRFAELCSILDPKKPPAKADKVAILSDANHLLNQLRLEAQKLKESNEALQVSLKNLKAEKVELRDEKVRLKAEKERMEKILRSISIAPHSLHPVASVQAAAFTACTKALPYPTYNTPMGMWQWIHPAALDTSQDPVLRPPVA; this is translated from the exons ATGATGGTATATGCCATGGACTTGGAGTGTTCCTTTTCCAT GACAAGGGTGGAGTCCTGCTGTGCTGCTCCTGCAACCAAAGCTTGCCGTGAGAAAATGAGAAGGATTAGACTCAATGATAG GTTTGCTGAGTTATGCTCTATCTTGGACCCGAAGAAGCCGCCGGCAAAGGCGGACAAAGTTGCCATTCTGAGTGATGCCAATCATCTTTTGAACCAGTTACGTCTTGAAGCTCAGAAACTTAAAGAATCAAATGAAGCACTCCAAGTCTCCCTAAAGAATCTCAAG GCTGAGAAAGTTGAGCTGAGAGATGAGAAGGTGAGGCTCAAGGCTGAGAAGGAAAGGATGGAGAAGATACTGAGATCCATCAGCATTGCACCTCATTCTCTTCATCCAGTTGCCTCAGTCCAAGCTGCAGCTTTCACTGCCTGCACAAAGGCCCTGCCATATCCAACATATAATACTCCCATGGGTATGTGGCAATGGATACACCCTGCTGCTTTAGATACTTCTCAGGATCCAGTGCTAAGGCCTCCGGTTGCCTAG
- the LOC120273691 gene encoding transcription factor bHLH115-like isoform X1 has product MGSYHNLDGGWLAEYGLEDEDTLVDFIWPDATVASAILEFDVSQKMDSLLENNCTKKRTRVESCCAAPATKACREKMRRIRLNDRFAELCSILDPKKPPAKADKVAILSDANHLLNQLRLEAQKLKESNEALQVSLKNLKAEKVELRDEKVRLKAEKERMEKILRSISIAPHSLHPVASVQAAAFTACTKALPYPTYNTPMGMWQWIHPAALDTSQDPVLRPPVA; this is encoded by the exons atgggatcatacCACAACTTGGACGGAGGTTGGTTGGCAGAGTATGGCCTTGAGGACGAGGACACTTTGGTGGATTTCATATGGCCTGATGCCACCGTTGCCAG TGCAATTCTTGAGTTTGATGTTTCACAGAAAATGGATAGCTTGTTGGAGAATAATTGCACAAAGAAACG GACAAGGGTGGAGTCCTGCTGTGCTGCTCCTGCAACCAAAGCTTGCCGTGAGAAAATGAGAAGGATTAGACTCAATGATAG GTTTGCTGAGTTATGCTCTATCTTGGACCCGAAGAAGCCGCCGGCAAAGGCGGACAAAGTTGCCATTCTGAGTGATGCCAATCATCTTTTGAACCAGTTACGTCTTGAAGCTCAGAAACTTAAAGAATCAAATGAAGCACTCCAAGTCTCCCTAAAGAATCTCAAG GCTGAGAAAGTTGAGCTGAGAGATGAGAAGGTGAGGCTCAAGGCTGAGAAGGAAAGGATGGAGAAGATACTGAGATCCATCAGCATTGCACCTCATTCTCTTCATCCAGTTGCCTCAGTCCAAGCTGCAGCTTTCACTGCCTGCACAAAGGCCCTGCCATATCCAACATATAATACTCCCATGGGTATGTGGCAATGGATACACCCTGCTGCTTTAGATACTTCTCAGGATCCAGTGCTAAGGCCTCCGGTTGCCTAG
- the LOC120273462 gene encoding putative receptor protein kinase ZmPK1: MMENSLSLLTIMLLISCFLTALVSPAPPYYLSRRSSLVVEQDSDILISPGKTFSCGFYRVGLNAYTFSIWFTNSANKTITWTANRDDPVNGHGSRMRLQKDGALVLTDIDGRVVWATDTSSTQANQVQLLETGNLVINDTSGNILWQSFDSPTDTLLPTQSIKKNKKLVANMARGSVSSGYYNLYFDNDNVMKIMYDGPEVSSIYWPAPSTSSITNRYFYNSSRYGVLNTNGTFIATDGLVLTASDAGEGIRRKLTLDYDGNLRLYSLNELTGTWSVSWHALPNLCLADGLCGRNGICVSHTQKAMCACPSGYEMEDPGDWGKGCKPKFSINCNGGHSQQLTFLELPTTSFWGSDFMFDNSVSLQACKDKCLATCSCVAFEYWMGGGTCYFKNGLFNGRSQPDHPGTMYIKVPLNVINSSDHLSRSPGQYTHELICNVNNDVKTSYLRINRGGTSKWSYFYWFVSAFGVIEVLFISFGWWFIYKRKKKPTAIEEGYRLIAKQFKRFTYSELKMATENFKDKLEERGGGSRTVYKGMLDDMRVVEVEKLDDVIQAEDFWAEVRVIARIYHMNLARIWGFCSEGSHMFLVSEYMENGSLDKHLFSEHNNNNNNNNNNLFGWSKRFQVAVGVAKGLAYLHHQCLEWVIHCDVKPENILLDSDFEPKLTDFGLAKLVKRDGIRSMVSKIRGTRGYIAPEWASSLPITAKVDVYSYGVVLLELVMGRRVSFNCCNVDDEELELELLGLVKVLKEKQGNGEDAWIDGLVDDKLMNGQMNQRRQAAAMVRIALCCLEEDRTKRPTMNSVLEMLTSLDDEDES; encoded by the coding sequence ATGATGGAGAACTCATTGTCTCTCTTAACCATAATGCTCCTCATCTCCTGCTTTCTTACTGCTCTGGTTTCTCCAGCTCCTCCCTATTATCTCTCAAGAAGGTCTTCTCTTGTAGTGGAGCAAGATTCAGATATCCTAATTTCACCAGGCAAGACATTCTCATGTGGTTTTTATAGAGTTGGACTCAATGCCTACACCTTCTCCATCTGGTTCACCAACTCGGCCAACAAGACCATCACCTGGACAGCCAACCGTGATGACCCGGTGAACGGGCACGGTTCCAGAATGAGGTTGCAGAAGGATGGAGCCTTGGTGCTAACCGATATCGATGGCAGGGTTGTATGGGCCACCGACACCAGCTCAACTCAAGCCAACCAAGTTCAGCTCCTTGAAACTGGGAATCTTGTCATCAATGACACCAGTGGTAACATTCTATGGCAGAGCTTTGATTCACCTACTGACACTCTCCTACCTACACAAtccatcaagaaaaataaaaagcttgTGGCAAACATGGCTCGAGGATCAGTGTCATCAGGATACTATAACTTATATTTTGACAATGATAATGTCATGAAGATCATGTATGATGGCCCGGAGGTTTCTAGCATATACTGGCCTGCTCCAAGTACCTCCTCTATCACTAATAGGTACTTCTACAATAGCAGCAGATATGGTGTTCTTAATACAAACGGAACATTTATAGCCACTGATGGGCTGGTGCTCACTGCTTCTGACGCTGGTGAAGGGATTAGAAGAAAATTAACTCTGGATTATGATGGTAATCTCAGGCTTTACAGTCTGAATGAGTTGACTGGTACGTGGTCTGTATCATGGCATGCTCTTCCAAATCTATGTCTGGCTGATGGGCTGTGTGGCAGGAATGGTATTTGTGTTTCTCATACTCAGAAAGCCATGTGTGCATGTCCTTCTGGTTATGAAATGGAGGACCCTGGTGATTGGGGTAAAGGTTGCAAGCCCAAGTTCAGCATCAACTGTAATGGAGGGCATTCTCAACAGTTGACATTTCTTGAGCTTCCTACAACTAGTTTCTGGGGGTCCGATTTCATGTTTGATAATTCAGTTTCACTGCAAGCCTGCAAGGACAAGTGTCTGGCTACTTGTTCTTGTGTGGCTTTTGAATATTGGATGGGTGGTGGCACCTGTTATTTCAAGAATGGGCTCTTCAATGGGAGAAGTCAACCAGACCATCCAGGCACCATGTACATTAAAGTCCCTCTGAATGTCATCAACTCCTCTGATCACTTGTCCAGATCACCTGGCCAGTATACCCATGAACTGATATGTAATGTTAATAATGATGTGAAAACTAGTTATTTGAGAATTAACAGGGGAGGGACTTCCAAATGGTCCTATTTCTACTGGTTCGTGTCAGCATTTGGGGTGATTGAAGTCTTGTTCATTTCCTTCGGATGGTGGTTCATatacaagagaaagaagaaaccaACAGCAATTGAGGAAGGCTATAGACTGATCGCCAAACAATTCAAGAGGTTCACATACAGTGAGCTAAAAATGGCTACAGAGAACTTCAAGGATAAGCTTGAAGAAAGAGGAGGAGGCTCAAGAACTGTATACAAAGGGATGCTGGATGATATGAGAGTAGTGGAAGTTGAGAAGCTGGATGATGTAATTCAAGCAGAAGATTTCTGGGCTGAAGTGAGAGTGATAGCCAGAATATATCACATGAATCTTGCTAGAATCTGGGGGTTCTGCTCTGAAGGTTCACACATGTTCTTGGTTTCAGAGTACATGGAAAATGGTTCATTGGACAAGCACCTCTTCTCtgaacacaacaacaacaacaacaacaacaacaacaacttgtTTGGATGGAGCAAAAGATTTCAGGTTGCAGTAGGGGTTGCAAAAGGGCTGGCTTATCTCCACCATCAGTGTCTCGAGTGGGTGATTCATTGTGATGTGAAACCGGAGAACATACTCTTAGACAGTGATTTCGAGCCCAAACTAACAGATTTTGGGCTGGCAAAGCTGGTGAAGAGAGATGGAATCCGTTCAATGGTTTCAAAGATCAGAGGTACCAGGGGATACATTGCACCTGAATGGGCTTCTAGTCTTCCCATTACTGCAAAGGTAGATGTATATAGCTATGGAGTTGTGCTCTTAGAGTTGGTGATGGGAAGAAGGGTGTCCTTTAATTGCTGCAATGTAGATGATGAGGAGCTGGAGCTGGAGCTGTTGGGTTTGGTTAAGGTGTTGAAAGAGAAGCAAGGAAATGGAGAAGATGCATGGATTGATGGATTGGTTGATGATAAACTGATGAATGGGCAGATGAACCAGAGGAGGCAAGCTGCAGCCATGGTGAGGATAGCACTCTGTTGCTTGGAGGAGGACAGAACCAAAAGGCCGACAATGAACTCCGTACTCGAGATGCTCACTTcacttgatgatgaagatgaatcttAA